A genomic region of Vitis vinifera cultivar Pinot Noir 40024 chromosome 7, ASM3070453v1 contains the following coding sequences:
- the LOC100263553 gene encoding dihydroneopterin aldolase 2 — METSLGGAMVDSGEIMKGDKLILRGLRFHGFHGVKPEERKLGQKFLVDVDAWMDLRAAGRSDCLSDTISYTDIYRIVKEIVEGPPQNLLESVAQLIASTTLTKHSRISAIRVKVGKPHVAVQGPVDYLGVEILRYRSVDAQI; from the exons ATGGAAACATCCCTTGGTG GAGCAATGGTGGACAGTGGAGAGATAATGAAGGGAGACAAACTCATATTAAGGGGCTTGAGGTTCCATGGATTTCATGGGGTGAAGCCAGAAGAGAGGAAGCTAGGTCAGAAGTTCTTGGTAGACGTTGATGCTTGGATGGATCTCCGAGCAGCTGGTAGATCAGACTGCTTGTCAGATACAATCAGCTATACAGATATTTATCG CATTGTTAAGGAAATTGTGGAGGGACCACCTCAAAATCTTCTAGAGTCAGTGGCTCAACTCATTGCCTCTACCACTCTAACCAAACACTCACGCATATCTGCCATCCGTGTGAAAGTTGGAAAGCCTCATGTTGCTGTCCAAGGCCCTGTTGATTATCTGGGCGTCGAGATTTTGAGATATAGAAGTGTTGATGCACAAATTTGA